A genomic segment from Triticum dicoccoides isolate Atlit2015 ecotype Zavitan chromosome 1A, WEW_v2.0, whole genome shotgun sequence encodes:
- the LOC119332725 gene encoding uncharacterized protein LOC119332725 has protein sequence MAFLGGSLRVTKSISSRKMMEGKSQGGLGSWRQAPAAMRQLFWRVRRVVLRPKRRTVSFGYDLKSYSQNFDDGLVPAHRL, from the coding sequence ATGGCGTTTCTGGGAGGATCATTGCGCGTGACGAAGAGCATTAGCAGCCGGAAGATGATGGAGGGGAAGAGCCAAGGCGGGTTAGGGTCGTGGCGGCAGGCGCCAGCAGCCATGAGGCAGCTCTTCTGGAGGGTGAGACGCGTCGTGCTGCGCCCGAAGCGCCGCACCGTGAGTTTCGGGTACGACCTCAAGAGCTACTCCCAGAACTTTGACGATGGCCTCGTCCCTGCCCACCGCCTCTAG
- the LOC119332817 gene encoding uncharacterized protein LOC119332817: MAFLGELLRVTRSIGSRKMMEGKSHDGSGSWRQAPAPVRQLFWRVRRAMLRPKRQAVSFGYDLKSYSHNFDDGIVPAHRL; this comes from the coding sequence ATGGCGTTTCTGGGAGAATTATTGCGTGTGACGAGGAGCATCGGCAGCCGGAAGATGATGGAGGGGAAGAGCCACGACGGGTCGGGGTCGTGGCGGCAGGCACCGGCTCCTGTGAGGCAGCTGTTCTGGAGGGTGAGGCGCGCCATGCTGCGGCCGAAGCGCCAAGCCGTGAGCTTCGGGTACGACCTCAAGAGCTACTCCCACAACTTCGATGATGGCATCGTCCCCGCCCACCGCCTCTAG